One Spinacia oleracea cultivar Varoflay chromosome 4, BTI_SOV_V1, whole genome shotgun sequence DNA segment encodes these proteins:
- the LOC130471365 gene encoding uncharacterized protein, with amino-acid sequence MPADQQDHSLNPNSAYYLSNSDLNATKLVSIEFEGQFFNDWKRSMMIALSARNKLCFIDGTLNQPAANSPNYRLWCRCNDLVISWMLASLEPKIARSVLYLKTARAIWLELADRYCRESGPQLFSVQQQLSELTQGEDEGIASFFTKIKLFWDQLDALEPLPTCVCTGCSCTLTQQLLKTQQNQRLIHMNIQRALS; translated from the coding sequence ATGCCTGCAGATCAGCAAGATCATtcactaaatcctaattctgcTTATTATCTAAGCAATAGTGATTTGAATGCCACAAAATTAGTGAGCATTGAATTTGAAGGACAATTTTTCAATGACTGGAAACGATCTATGATGATTGCTCTTTCAGCAAGGAATAAACTGTGCTTCATAGATGGCACTCTCAATCAGCCTGCAGCAAATTCTCCAAACTACAGATTGTGGTGCAGATGCAATGACTTGGTGATTTCCTGGATGCTAGCTTCACTTGAGCCCAAAATAGCAAGGAGTGTTTTGTACTTAAAGACTGCAAGAGCAATTTGGCTAGAACTGGCTGATAGATATTGCAGAGAATCTGGTCCACAACTGTTTTCTGTTCAACAGCAATTGAGTGAGTTGACTCAAGGAGAAGATGAAGGAATTGCCAGCTTCTTTACGAAGATCAAGCTGTTTTGGGACCAACTTGATGCACTTGAACCTCTGCCTACATGTGTTTGTACTGGCTGTAGTTGTACATTGACACAACAGCTTCTCAAAACTCAACAGAACCAGAGACTAATTCATATGAACATCCAAAGAGCACTATCCTAA